A segment of the Aureliella helgolandensis genome:
TTGGCTGCTTCCGAAATCCAATTGAAAACGAGACTCTTGGGAACGACCACAATGGATGGCTTGCGCGTTTCTCCCTCCTTGAGTCTGCGCTGTCGGCGAGTTAGTAACAGCGCAAGTACTTGAATGGTCTTGCCCAGTCCCATATCGTCTGCAAGGCAGCCGCCAAAACCAAATTTACGCAGGAAACCGAACCACGCGAGTCCGTCTTTTTGGTAGTCTCGCATGTCTCCTTGGAAGCTGCGTGGTTGTTTGGCAGGCTGGATCCCCTTGAAGTCGTTGAGTTTGTTGCACCAGGTAGTAAAGCCGCGATCTCGAATTACATTCTCTTGTTCTTGCAGGAGTGCGTCGAGCAACAATCCTTGATTGCGACGATACCGCACGGAGTTTCCAGACACTTCCCCAGTGCCAGAGAGGCCCTGCAAACGCTTGAGCCACTCTTCAGGGCATAATCCCTGGGTTCCGTCTCCTAAGCGAATGTAACGATCACCGCGCTTGATCGCACTTAGCAACTCGGGCAGCGTTACCTGCACTCCATCGAAATCAATATTGGCCTCGAGATCAAACCAGTCTTGCCCACTCGTAACTTGAAGGTCAAACGAGCCGGCGCTTCGATAGCGAAGGCCATCCGCCAGTACGTCCCAGTGGTGGTCATTGAGGTCGCGCACCAACTCTCCCAGCCACTGGTGGTTGATGCGCATTTCGCTTTGTTGGTAGCCGTACGTATAATCGCGAAACGGGAACTTTTGCAGGGGAATCAATAGCTGCGATTCTGCCTCCCGATTTCGGCTCAGAATCTTGCGCTGCGATTCATCCCACAGGTGCGTGGATGTGTCGGTGAGCAGGATTTCTTGTTCACCATACTGCATCGAAATTGTGGCTGACAACTCGAGCCCCGTGGAATGTGCTGGGGTAGCTAGCTTGAGTTTACCTCTGGGGGGGGCAGCGATTTCTTCAACAATTCCTAAGCTGGGGTCCAGGGTGAAGCTTACCGGAGAGTCGGACTGCATTAGCCTCGCCAGGAAGCCTCCTAAATTTTCGGCAGGTAGGCAGGTTTCCCCTTGCTGCTGCCAAATCTTAATCCACTCGTAATCCTCAGCGCGAAGCAAGCTAATTCGGTCTTGGAATAGGGCAATTCCAGTTGGGCAAATGGCAACGAGTTGGTCCAGATCGCAAATTGCAGCTGGCGTTTCTTCGTTGTCTTTCGCTTCTGCTTGCGGTCCAGCGACTCTCGCTTCCTGAGCTGTGGCGGCGTCTGGTGCCCTAATGAGCCGTGGCGATAGATTGACCTGCCCCTCCTCGGCGGGATGGATATGGAGATCGAGTCGCCAAGCTGGCCCAGCATCGAATGCAATTGGCCGATTCTCATGCAGGGGTCTGCGATCGGCGGCCATCCAGCCAAAACGCCCCGACGCACAGAGTGAGGTTAAGGTGTCGCGTAGTAGCTGGGGCCGAAATGCCAAGGTATTGAGTATCTGCGGGGGATTCCCATAACGGGGATCATAAGCGCCGTCAGCCTCCATGAGTGCTAGGATTCGGCGATCGGTATCGTCGCACAGGTTGCTCATCGATTGTTTGTTAGCGTCTAACCTAACAGGTGCGCCCCATTCTCCAATCGAGTTGCGGTGGGACATGTAGACTCTCAGCCTGAAGAACGGGTCAAGTTCCAGGTCTGCCAAGCAAAGGGCGTATTGCAAATGAGGCCGTTGCGTCACCGCAGCACTCGGCTGGGGTGACTCTACCGCCTGAATGGAGTTCATGAGTGATTTCCAAGTTAACCTAGTATTGCGGGCTTGGGGACGCGGGGTGAGCTGGTGAATTAGCTTGTTCGCGGCCAAGGTAGGGGTGTTGGACTGATTGGAATCACCTCTTGAAGCGGAAGCCGTCCGTCCACGGCTGGGCTGGCTTGAGCGGCGGTTTGCAGGGGGACCAATCTCGAGGGTTTCGATCTCGCACCAGTCTATATCCAAGCTCCCCTCACCGAGCAAAGGCACCTCGAACTGTAGGTCTAGCTCACGCAGCATGGCCCATAAGTGCTTGCAATTGATGCCATCTGAGAATCTTGCACAATCGCAACTGGCCTCTAAGTATCCAGTTTCCGCAGAGCGGAAATCGATTCCGAGCTCATACGTTTCGCCATTGGAGCCGGAGGCCGTCGCCCAAGCGCCATACAGCCCCACTTGTTCGAGCGCTAAGTTTCCCGAATGGCGATACGCTTCTCCGCGTCGACGATCTCCTGGCGAGAATGCGTCATGAGTACGTTGGGCAAGTAGGCTTTCCACGCTCTTCGAATCCTGAATCAGTTGAGCTATTGACTGGGTTGGAACTGGATAGTCGCTCCGCACTCAAGACACCCAGTGCTGTCCAGGAGAGCAGCGAGGGGCCTGCGAGACGGGCATGTTGCTAGGCCGACCGGAGTGCTTGCCGAGCTTGAGCGATCCAGTCGATTGGCTCCCCTGCCCTGCCAGTGTCGGTGACCCAAT
Coding sequences within it:
- a CDS encoding DEAD/DEAH box helicase translates to MESLLAQRTHDAFSPGDRRRGEAYRHSGNLALEQVGLYGAWATASGSNGETYELGIDFRSAETGYLEASCDCARFSDGINCKHLWAMLRELDLQFEVPLLGEGSLDIDWCEIETLEIGPPANRRSSQPSRGRTASASRGDSNQSNTPTLAANKLIHQLTPRPQARNTRLTWKSLMNSIQAVESPQPSAAVTQRPHLQYALCLADLELDPFFRLRVYMSHRNSIGEWGAPVRLDANKQSMSNLCDDTDRRILALMEADGAYDPRYGNPPQILNTLAFRPQLLRDTLTSLCASGRFGWMAADRRPLHENRPIAFDAGPAWRLDLHIHPAEEGQVNLSPRLIRAPDAATAQEARVAGPQAEAKDNEETPAAICDLDQLVAICPTGIALFQDRISLLRAEDYEWIKIWQQQGETCLPAENLGGFLARLMQSDSPVSFTLDPSLGIVEEIAAPPRGKLKLATPAHSTGLELSATISMQYGEQEILLTDTSTHLWDESQRKILSRNREAESQLLIPLQKFPFRDYTYGYQQSEMRINHQWLGELVRDLNDHHWDVLADGLRYRSAGSFDLQVTSGQDWFDLEANIDFDGVQVTLPELLSAIKRGDRYIRLGDGTQGLCPEEWLKRLQGLSGTGEVSGNSVRYRRNQGLLLDALLQEQENVIRDRGFTTWCNKLNDFKGIQPAKQPRSFQGDMRDYQKDGLAWFGFLRKFGFGGCLADDMGLGKTIQVLALLLTRRQRRLKEGETRKPSIVVVPKSLVFNWISEAAKFAPKLKVLDYTGLDRAQHADSILDADLVVTTYGTLRNDIPRLRDLEFDYAILDEAQAIKNPAAQATKAARLLNAEHRIAMSGTPIENQLGDLWSLFDFINPGMLGHGKMGNLTAGREGNGDRLQLLSKALKPFILRRTKEQVLSELPEKTEQTLYCEMSAQQRKLYGELRDHYRTHLSSKVQELGIKRSKIHVLEALLRLRQAACDPRLIHPKKSVQGAKIHTLVEHLTEVLQENHKAIVFSQFTSLLALVKKEFDAQGWKYEYLDGKTTRRQACVERFQEQADCQLFLISLKAGGHGLNLTAADYVYILDPWWNPAVEAQAIDRAHRMGQVKPVMAYRIICRETVEEKIVDLQKSKRDLADAIISADKSLISQLSLEDLQALFA